GTAAAATCAGATGCAACCCTCCTTTCCAATTTGATTATTATTGATAGCAAGATGTATTTGTCAATGGCATCAAATCAAATTTACTTTGAAAAATTATGTTGCCAAAGTAAATGTAGTCTAACTTGCTATATGGATGCAAATGGGAGAAGATTAGCGTACATGTGAAGAGAAATGGACAAAAAACTTCATTAATTGAATTGGAGGAGATAATTGGAGAGGATTTACTTCAGCGCTAGTTCTCTGTCATGGAAATAATGAGCAGTTGGATGGATACGCCACTTCTAATTGCAACGGCAAGGATCCATTAACCTTTTCCTCACCGACAAAAGCTCTCTGACGTATCTTATCGGCCTCCTCTAGTTTATCGATTCATAAAGCCCtgggaattttttttaaaaaaaaaaatcaaatattacatCTCAACTTCGTTGGATACTGATGTTCTAAGTGCTTGCTTATTTCAGCATCCATCTCCATCGTCATGTCTGACATAGGGGAGGCAACAACAGTCTTCAGTGAGAATATAAGAACATCCTACCTGACCTCAATAAGAATGCTAGAAAACAAGCCAAGATGCCATTAGCATTACAGAAATAGTTTGCAGCTGGTTGGTACATTCTATTTGGGATGAACTAATTAACTCCTATAAACGTCAGAGTTAGCTGAAAAGAAGACCCATTATTAACCCTAATACTATCTGCAACTCTTAGGAAACTAATGGAAAAAACATCAGAATTCGAATATATAGTATGGCGAGTAGAGTTAGTGGTTTTTGGAAGATTTGTGCTTTGCAGATTCAGTATTATATATTCTTATGCAAGGCATGATGTTTAATTGGTTTAACCTTAATTTGATAAGAAATCATATGTTGCTTTCATCGAACCAGCAAAATATATACCTCTAATAGTTTTGAAATGAATCTTCCTGAACTCAGCGTAATATATACACCACTTTGTACTTGCGCTAGCCGTTGAAATTACTTCTCATCATTCCAAATTTCCAATATTTTGTGCACCCATGCAAGTTTGGTATAAAAGAAAGAATACCGAGGTAGCTCTCGAACACGTGATTCAATAAAGAATTCTTGAAAGTTGATGACCCGCACAtgcgattataaaaaaaaataagaggagattaacATTGCATTTATTTTACTGAGAAAAAAAAAACGCAGattcacacacacatatatatatatatatacacacacacacatattctCTTGCTTCATTTCACTGATGTAACTTAAAAAAGGCGATGCAGAATCCTCAGATGGGGCTCTGCACAAAACCAGAGTCTGTGATCAGCCTGGCTACAATCCAGTCTCCCTCTCTCAAATCTGCTTTCTtttaaagaaaagaaatgaaactTTGTCAGATTTGATTCAAAAGAGTTGATGAAATTTAGAGAGTACGTCTAGCCGGAGGATCATGCAAAGCATCTTGATTTGAAAACAGGTATCAAGGATTAATTATTCTGGGATTTGATGTGAATaggaattatataatatatatgcatgtggcacatacatgcatgcacaaACTTTATTGATGATCGAGCATAAAACCATGGGGCGGAGAGGAAGTGGGAACCGGGAACCTTGTGCTGGCTGAGTCAAGATGTACGTCACCAATGAAGGTATCTGACGCTGAAATCACACTTCAGCCATCCCACCTGGCCTTTACTTCATCTCTGATGCCATCATCAAGGGGAACGCATCCCCATCCTTGATAGCAACAAGCCTTCAAAACTTATCCTTGCTTCCTTTAATTTTATGTTCGCAAAATTAAACAACATAACGACAGCCACTAGCAAGAAAATTAACGCTCTCCTTCCGTTCTCTGTACATGACGTAAGGTATCCCACCATGGGGGCTCATGTGGTGCACTTTAGCGCAACCCAATACAATAATGCTAACATGCACCGTGACCGGGTCTTTCCTCGCCGGAGCTCCGCCGCCGCACCCGAGCAGACAGCCCGCCGCGAATCGATGCGGTGAGCCCGGGGGCGAACTTCGGCGGTTGGTCCCCATCGAGCACTTGGACATCGAAGCTGCGAACCACCGACACGATGACGGTCTTCATTTCcatgagagccatctccttccCGAGGCACACCCGGAGCCCGGCCTGGAAGACCGAGTACTTGAACGGGCTCTGCGGCACGAACTTTCGATCGTGGAGCCACCGCTCCGGCTTGAATTTCTCGCAGTCGGGTCCCCAGATGCTCTCCATCCTCCCCATGGCGTAGGGGTGGTACGTCACCCTGGTCCCCTTCCTCACAAAGGTACCGTCGGGCAACACGGCGTCCTCGATGCAGAATTTGGAGTCGAACTGGATCGGGGGGTAGAGCCGCATGCTCTCGTACATCGCCGCGTGGACGTAGTGCATCTCCTTCAGCTGATTCAAGCTCGCCAcctcgtcgtcgccgctgcctcTCATGACGTTGGCTATCTCGTCTCGAATGGCGGCTGTTACTTCCGGATGCTtcgagaggaggaggaagaagctgGTGAGGCCGGACGCCACCGTGTCGCGGCCGGCCAACAGGAAGCTGATGACTATGTCGCGGAGGTAGCGGTCGTCGTCGACCGAGCTCATGAATCTAGAGAGGAGGTCGAGGTTGGAGGCGAATCCCAGCTTCCTTCTCTGTCTTATCACCTCGTTGGCTAGCACGTTAACCATCCGGATGGCCCGCCTCAGCTCCCTCTCCGAGCCCACATTAAGGAGCCGCTTCAGCTTCCACACCGCCGGCGCCACCGCCGTCGCGCGGCCGGCCGACAGCCTGGACGCCGTGTCGAAGGCCGCCGCGAACTCCGACATGGGCAGCGATACCTCGAGGCAGCCCGGGTCGAGTCCGAAGGAGATCTTGCATATGTTATCGAAGGCGAAGCGCCGGAACATGTCCTGGAGATCGATGACGCGCTCGGAGACGGTGGTGAAGAGGGGGAGGAGGCGGCGGCGGACCTCGGTGGAGACGATGTCGAAGGCAAAGGAGCGGGCGTAGACGCTGCCGAGCTCGAGGCTCGCCATCTTGCGCTGGAATTGCCACGACTCGCCGTCGACGTTGAAAATGCCTCGCCCGAGGAAGTCGCCGAGGAGGGAGGAGAAAGGTTTCCCCTTGGGGAAGTTGTCGAACCGGGTCTTGAGCATGTACTCCACGTTGTCGGGGTTGGTGGTGATCGTGTTACCGAGCACGTGGATGTCGATGGTTCCAGTCGGCGATTCACGGAGGAGGTGTGTGTACCAGTCGCAGAGGTTGGCAAACTCGGCGGTCCATGACGAGCTCAGGTAGGCCTTACAGACGTGGCAGTTGCACCATGGCCGGGATCTCAGTAATAGAAGTAATAGAGAGAACAGAAAGAAGATGGtggtgaaggagaagaagaggaaggagaggtaGTTCTGAAGACATGAGAGAAGAGACAACTCTGGTGCCATTGTTCTTAATTGCTTGGTATATGGTGGTATGAGATGAGATGAGAGAAGAAGGGAGCCAATGCTTCCTCTTTTTATACCCGTGTGATTGACAAAACATTGATGAAAAGCCGAAATTTTTGATCTTATCTGTATTCTTGAGTGACCTTCTATCTTGATATATGAATAAACAAAATTTATAATACAAACTGCATAATATATGATAGAGGGATGAataataaatcatatataaattgTGATCGATTATAAAAGCAGTGTATGAAGCAAATCAAGCTAAGAGGGATCAGCAAGGAAAGGCATCATATCAACTATCAAGCTAAACAATATGAGAGGCAAACATGGTAGACAATCATTGCGCGCAGATGGCTCTTAGGATGCTTGGTCCTCAAACATAAATGCTTGTTACGACCATGTGAGAGTAGCTGAAGTCTAATCGGGCAATTGTATTGCTTGTTTGTTGTCCAGAAATCTATACGTTGAACGGTAGGCGGAACAAAAGATAATGTGATTTTTTCTCGAGGGAATGATGTGGCACAAGATAAGTCTATTTCAATGTGCTTTGTACGCTTCTAAAAGATGACATTGTGTACAATTTGATTGGCGCTCTTATAAGAGGGTAGGTGGAGAAACTTTTCTTTTTTCCAAAAACTACCACAGCCAAATAATTTCAGAAATAATGCCAATGATTCTCTATATTCTGCTTCCCttgaaaaatgaagagcaaaTAATTGCATTTTACTCTTCCAAAACCCAAGGAATCATCTAGAAGGATGGAAAATCTATGAGTGGATTGGTAACATTGAACATCATTAGCCTATTTTATGTTAGCTGAGTATATATGTCCGAAGATCAAGATAAGAATTTGAAAAGTACAAAATATGATGAGAAATTTTGTTGAGGTTACGTGCCCAGCAGTACGGACCTTCCTTCCTCCATCaaacacgtgaggtattgtccactctGAGACAGCGTGTGCCCGCAACAGGGAACCACAATCGTTGTCCCTCACGATTTTGCCCCGCAAAAGACGCCTCACGTGGACAAGGGGGAGCCTGCACTACATAAGCAGTACACTCTCTTGATTGTatccggtatgggactttcgaGCTCGATGCTCCCGATGTCCACCCCACAACAGCCCTCCAGCAAGGGAGTATACTGCTACAGGTAGGGGACGGGTTTCCACAGACGGCGTCAATATTGGTGGTTACGTGCCCAGCAGTACGGACCTTCCCCCCTCCACCAAACACGTGAGATATTGTCTGCTCTGGGATAGCGTGTGCCCGCAACAGGAAATCACAATCGCTGCCCCTCAtggttttgccccgcaaaaggtgCCTCACGTGGGCAAAGGGGAGCTCGCACTATATAAGCAGTAGACTCTCTTGATTGTatccggtatgggactttcgaGCTCGATGCTCCCGATGCCCACCCCACAACAAATTTCATCCTTAATATGGTGCAAGGTGTGAAGTGCAATAGTATAATGAATAGAATAAGAATGTAGGCAGCATAACTTATACCAGGCCTTGCAATAGCGAGATAAATTAGGCTCCCTACAGGTTGATATAATGTGGGCTTTGAAAGAAGAAATCTATTGGTGGgtcaatatttaaaattagacacAAGTGATATATCGGCAACTTTGTTACCGGTTAGACCGGCTCATCATATCTAAAGCATATTTCATTTGAGAGAAAAAATATTGTTGAGATGTATTTTCAACCTCAATCCCCAAAAAATGTACTTTTAAGGATCTAGGTTCTTCATTTGAAAGCATCTGTTTAGGTAGCATTGTGTGGTATGTATACATATCAAGATCACTTCTTTTAAGGATCATATTATCAACATAGTATAAAAGTAAAATCATTTCTTTGGTTGCATTGTGATGAATAAAAAGAGCAAATTAAATTATATGGGCTTCCAAGGAATGGCAACATGCAATATATAGTGTAGTATTAAAACTTTGTTGACGACCAAGAATAatgagatgcctgcttcaatgtATATGGGGCACAACAAAGCTTGCAAACTTGATTAGCCTAATGAGGTAGACAAAGAGGACTAGTATGCAGGTTGATTCTCGGAGTTCGCCTTTTAAAAATGCATTTTTAAGATCCATATGATGTAAAGGCCATTTTTACATTAAAACTACTACAAGAAGAGCTTGAATAGTAGTCATACTAGCTACCAGGGTGAAGTTCTCTTCATAACCAAAGGCTCTACATCATTCAATCAATCCATCTAAAATTGTCCCGATTTTGTATATCTACCTACAACCAACAACTGATTTTCTATAAGCCAACTTAACAAGATTATAGGTTTTGGTAGTTTATAGAACATATAGCTCTTCTAccataaccaacttttgatttggaTCACAAACTACCTCATGACAAGACTATGCTCATGACATATGTGTATAGTGGAAAGGGGCCTTGATAATCCTGAAGGCGTTTGGGTGAGCATAATTCTCGTTCTGGATAACAAGGCTCGAGGTGAATGGATCATTCTCCAACACAGTGTTAGGATCAAGCACAATGGTCCAAAATTGTTCAATATAGAGACACTAGTTTCGGTGACAAGTTTTGAAGATTTACTATTATTAGATAATATGTGAGAAGTTTCTTCAACAAAAGGATCAATTTGGAGTGATGTAGGTGATAGAGCAGATGTAAAATGAGTTTGATCATGATGATGAAATCACCATTAGAATCAGAATGGAATATTTTGATGGGCTTtaaaaatttagttttgataatgaTGATGAATTCAAGATAAACCTTTAAGATTTCAGCTGAGTGAAGCCAGTAAATCCAAATATATCTTGAATAGTCatctataaataatatataataagaaCTTCCTCATGTAGAAGAAATAGGAGCATGAACATCTATATGTAGAAACATGTTCTTTTTTATTAAGTGCAAGAGCATGATGCTTGGCTAATCGACAACTAAAATATGAGGGAACATCTGAAAATTGAATTGATCATAGCATATCATTATTATCGTATGGCACAACCTAAAGAAAGACACATGACTTAATCTATTATACCAAGAAAAGAAGTTGAATGAGTAGAACTAGCAGCATAAATAGTGATAGATTAACTTTGAATAGCGAGTTTCTCTACAAGAAATAGTCTCACCACTTGTCAGCATGTCCCCACTTGCTTCTCTATCAAATTGTCCAGTATGATGCATCCAGAAGATGGAAAAATAACATGTATCCTTTTCACATAATTTCGAACATATATTAAATTCATTGAAAGTTTTGGTACAAAATGGATATTAATTAGCGATCGATAGATGGTTTAAAGGGGCCTTAAGGGAACAAATATGACTAGCAAGTATGGTAGAACCATCAGCAATGCAAATATAAGAGGGTCGAACATTCTTCGGAGTATCGAACAAGTTAGAATGGAAAGACATGTAATTGAATACTCTAAGAATCAATGTGAAGAATTACTTGAAGCAGCTGCAAAGTAGAGGAAGCAATAGCACTGTTACCAAGATCTAAGAGTGCTTGTTGAATCATTTCCTGAACCTCAATTGTAGTCAAGTAGCCATCAATGTAGGGTGGTGTCTTGTCAAATGGTGTCACTGTAGCTGTGAGACAATAAGAGGAAatttactcttcttcttcttcatgacaGGACAGTCAAAGTTCATGTGTCCCTGCTTTCAATAATTGCATGGAACTTGGGATAGATCAACACGTGCTCGACAGCCAGCAAGGGGACAAGAACCATGCACCACCAAATTTAGTGACAGCGGCATGAAAAGAATCTTCTTCAAATGAAACAATAACAAGAGCACCTTTTGAGAGACGTCTTCCACCATTAGTTTGAATAGTGTTGAATCAAGTGTAGACAGTGGATGCCCATACAAAATAGAAGCTTGGACATACTTGATGAAGTCATCTTGAAATGCAGCTACAAATTGTACGAGCTGAGTCTCTTTTTGTAGCTTGTAGTGAATCTGAGCATTAACGGTCCACTTAGGCTCCATAAATCTAAATGATCCTAGACTTGTGACATCTCATGAtggaaaaataagaaataaattaCCCTTTCTTTTGTTTCATGGACCTAATATCCATTTCAAGTTTATACTCACGGGCAAAATTAGTTTGAATATATCAACTAGCCAACAAATCCCAAATTTGATTAGCAGTCCCATATTTTCCAAAGTTGCATACTGATGGTGGGACATATGGTGTTAGAAATCCAggtgataattttattatatattatccgTGACCCATTCATCAAGCTTAGCAATATTATTCTCACGAAGATGCTTCTTCTCACCAGTACTATATTTCCATTAATTTCTACCTTTCATAAATATGTGCATAAGATATGACCAATAGTATAGCTGAAGTCATCCCCATCAAACTTGATTGAGTTTGGCTGAAGAGCCTCAAAAGCAATCTAGAGTTCAGTAGAGAGTAGAGACAGAAGAAAAACTTGACCAGATTTGGCAGTCTGCAAGTTTTCGTAGTATCAAAGTAACTTCTGCTATCAAATCTGAGACCCAAACAAAAAGCTCGGGAAGGCGCCCAACTGATATTTCTTGTCTATCCACAAAACAGCAATTAGGATCAATCAGTTGATGATATCGCCGAGCATGGAGCTGATCTTGCACTATAGCAAGAAGAGGTTATTTGATCTACTCTTCTAGTAGAATAGAAAGCCTTCTAGTGGAATCAAAGTGGGTCTTGGAAGAGGCATACACAGCTGATCAAAATAAAGCTGCAATCTTCACAGATTGATGTGCAAATTGGCTCTGACTCTAGTCAGGTTAAAGTAGAGAGCTTGCAGTTGAAGGAAAAGCACGGAAAACATTATAAGAACAAAGCATAACCTAACTCAAAATCTTAGTGGCTCCGGtgccatgataaaaaaaaaaaaagaagaagcaaaaaactaaaaaattatgTTTTTTTGTATTCCAGAGCAACCCTCTACTTATAGACATACAAATATAAAATAGGTACCATACAAGCTGTACaacatatatatgatacaaaGATAAATAAGgaatgatataaaaattattagcagCTATAAAAGGCTGCATATCAAGCTAATCAAATAAGAGGGATCAGCTAGAAAAGGCAGCTGCTTCTGGAGCTAAATAAGATAATTAAGAGGGCAAACATAGAATATAATCATGTAGGTTATTCTGTGATTCTTATCCTTAACAAAATCTTAAGTTGCTTAACCTTGATGATCTTTTGATTATTACTCAGATAAGCGGGATACAGATAATAATATGGCCTGGTTTAGTTGATGATGACGTGGTTTGTTTCATTTTTGGACATGCT
Above is a genomic segment from Elaeis guineensis isolate ETL-2024a chromosome 1, EG11, whole genome shotgun sequence containing:
- the LOC105038226 gene encoding cytochrome P450 94C1, which gives rise to MAPELSLLSCLQNYLSFLFFSFTTIFFLFSLLLLLLRSRPWCNCHVCKAYLSSSWTAEFANLCDWYTHLLRESPTGTIDIHVLGNTITTNPDNVEYMLKTRFDNFPKGKPFSSLLGDFLGRGIFNVDGESWQFQRKMASLELGSVYARSFAFDIVSTEVRRRLLPLFTTVSERVIDLQDMFRRFAFDNICKISFGLDPGCLEVSLPMSEFAAAFDTASRLSAGRATAVAPAVWKLKRLLNVGSERELRRAIRMVNVLANEVIRQRRKLGFASNLDLLSRFMSSVDDDRYLRDIVISFLLAGRDTVASGLTSFFLLLSKHPEVTAAIRDEIANVMRGSGDDEVASLNQLKEMHYVHAAMYESMRLYPPIQFDSKFCIEDAVLPDGTFVRKGTRVTYHPYAMGRMESIWGPDCEKFKPERWLHDRKFVPQSPFKYSVFQAGLRVCLGKEMALMEMKTVIVSVVRSFDVQVLDGDQPPKFAPGLTASIRGGLSARVRRRSSGEERPGHGAC